From one Pedobacter faecalis genomic stretch:
- a CDS encoding SDR family NAD(P)-dependent oxidoreductase encodes MSKIALITGATSGIGAACADLLAANRYHLILVGRRANKLDEAALKLTKRYEVEVKKVVADVRNLEEISVCFDALPSGWKKIDILINNAGLSQGLDPIHQGDTVDWNTMIDTNVKGLLYVTRLVSPWMVAQKKGHIVNIGSIAGHEVYPNGNVYCATKAAVDALNKGMRIDLLPYGIKVTAISPGMVETEFSKVRFKGDEGRAKKVYEGLDPLTASDVAEAVWFAVSRPAHVNINEMLIMPAAQASATIVDRR; translated from the coding sequence ATGTCAAAAATTGCATTAATAACGGGCGCCACCTCCGGCATTGGCGCGGCATGCGCAGATTTGCTTGCGGCAAATAGGTATCACCTGATATTAGTGGGTCGGCGCGCGAATAAGCTAGATGAAGCCGCTCTTAAACTAACAAAGCGATATGAGGTAGAGGTTAAGAAGGTTGTGGCAGATGTAAGAAATCTGGAAGAAATCTCCGTTTGTTTTGACGCACTTCCATCCGGATGGAAAAAAATAGATATTCTGATCAATAACGCCGGCTTGAGCCAGGGTTTAGATCCCATCCACCAGGGAGACACTGTCGACTGGAATACCATGATTGATACTAATGTAAAAGGACTTTTATACGTTACCAGGCTCGTTTCACCGTGGATGGTAGCGCAAAAAAAAGGTCATATCGTCAACATAGGGTCAATTGCCGGGCACGAAGTTTATCCCAATGGTAACGTTTACTGTGCAACGAAAGCTGCTGTCGATGCACTTAACAAAGGAATGCGTATAGACTTATTGCCCTATGGCATCAAAGTTACCGCAATCAGTCCGGGAATGGTTGAGACTGAATTTTCCAAAGTTCGTTTCAAGGGTGATGAAGGTCGGGCAAAGAAGGTGTACGAAGGCTTGGATCCGCTCACCGCGAGCGATGTAGCAGAAGCGGTTTGGTTTGCAGTTAGCAGGCCAGCTCACGTAAATATTAATGAAATGCTTATTATGCCGGCAGCCCAGGCTAGCGCAACTATAGTTGATAGACGATAA
- a CDS encoding UbiA-like polyprenyltransferase, translated as MKKYFSLVLFAHSVFALPFALIGFFLGVTTVQTSFEWDLLLKVLFCMVFARNSAMAFNRYLDRYIDAKNPRTAMRDIPAGKVSANEALLFVIINAVLFVGTTALINPLCLYLSPIALFVVLFYSFTKRFTAFCHLVLGAGLALAPVGAFVAVTGFFEVVPVLYAFAVLFWVSGFDIIYALQDEEFDRGEGLRSIPVVLGRKGALRLSIALHMLSAACVIIPVFFIAFGYFYYVGVAFFCFMLIYQHSLVKPSDISKVNKAFATTNGYASVVFAICFLVDIFIRTTH; from the coding sequence ATGAAAAAATACTTTTCCCTGGTGCTCTTTGCCCATTCTGTTTTTGCACTGCCATTTGCATTGATCGGCTTTTTTCTTGGAGTCACCACTGTGCAGACGTCATTCGAATGGGATCTGCTATTGAAGGTACTGTTCTGTATGGTTTTTGCGAGAAATTCGGCTATGGCATTTAACCGCTATCTCGACAGATATATTGATGCTAAAAATCCCCGGACAGCTATGCGCGACATCCCGGCGGGCAAGGTCTCGGCTAACGAGGCGCTGTTGTTCGTAATCATTAACGCTGTTTTATTTGTGGGAACTACCGCACTTATTAACCCCTTGTGCCTGTACTTGTCACCGATAGCGCTGTTTGTTGTACTGTTTTACAGCTTCACAAAACGATTTACGGCGTTTTGTCATCTTGTTTTGGGGGCGGGTCTAGCATTGGCTCCCGTGGGTGCTTTTGTTGCTGTGACAGGCTTTTTTGAAGTCGTGCCTGTTCTTTATGCCTTTGCCGTGCTATTCTGGGTGAGTGGTTTTGACATCATTTATGCACTTCAGGACGAGGAGTTTGACCGCGGTGAAGGATTACGATCAATTCCTGTGGTCCTCGGAAGAAAAGGCGCATTAAGATTATCAATAGCGCTGCATATGTTATCGGCAGCGTGTGTTATTATTCCTGTGTTTTTTATAGCATTTGGCTATTTTTACTATGTAGGTGTTGCTTTCTTCTGTTTCATGCTGATCTATCAGCACAGTTTGGTAAAACCCTCAGATATAAGTAAGGTTAACAAGGCATTCGCAACTACTAACGGCTATGCATCCGTTGTTTTTGCCATTTGCTTCCTTGTTGACATTTTCATTAGAACAACTCATTAA
- a CDS encoding KUP/HAK/KT family potassium transporter, producing the protein MSSQKHLNALTAGGLLVSLGIVYGDIGTSPLYTLKAIFKSVIDSGQIIDTELVLGALSCIIWTLTLQTTVKYVLITLRADNKGEGGIFSLYSLVRKNAKWLVVPAVVGGCALLADGIITPSITVTSAIEGLQLKFPEVQVIPIVLAIITVLFIIQQFGTNLVGKLFGPVMLFWFSVLGLLGFLFVIQDISILRALNPYYAVKLISVSPTALLILGGVFLCTTGAEALYSDMGHCGRKNIRISWIFVKAMLILNYLGQGVWVLHHGGFNSDINPFFEIVPQGYLLFMVALATCAAVIASQAMITGSFTLISEAVRLNLWPKVRINYPSNQKGQIYVPSINWILWVGCICIVLVFRSSTNMEAAYGLAINITFLATTILVAAYMKRKKVPTYAIVAFLVTYGLIEVTFLVGNLAKFLHGGWVTVMIGMALFTVMWSWYIARKIKNRFVKYVEIEDYYQIISELSSDISVPKYSSQLVYLTSANFKTEIESKIIYSIIQKEPKRADIYWLVHVDVVDEPFTREYKVEFLIPGKLIRIDFKLGFRVEQRVNLLYRKVVEELVKNGEVDITSQYTSLNRHKIAGDFRFVLLEKHLSKFSNLSFYERTVMDYYFILKRLSLSEERSFGLDSSYVDVEKVPLIFVTPDDIELNRLPA; encoded by the coding sequence GTGTCAAGTCAAAAGCATTTAAATGCGCTAACCGCCGGCGGGTTGCTGGTAAGCTTAGGAATCGTTTATGGAGATATCGGTACATCTCCGCTCTATACACTCAAGGCGATTTTCAAATCAGTAATAGACAGTGGTCAAATCATTGATACGGAATTAGTGCTTGGAGCGCTTTCCTGTATCATTTGGACGCTCACCTTACAAACAACCGTCAAATACGTATTGATTACGCTTCGAGCTGACAACAAAGGTGAGGGCGGTATATTTTCGCTTTATTCCTTAGTTCGAAAGAATGCAAAATGGCTGGTAGTGCCCGCTGTTGTAGGCGGTTGTGCTTTGTTAGCAGATGGTATTATAACTCCAAGCATAACAGTCACTTCGGCGATCGAAGGTTTGCAGCTAAAGTTTCCTGAGGTTCAGGTCATCCCAATCGTTCTCGCAATTATCACGGTTCTTTTCATCATACAGCAATTTGGGACTAACCTGGTTGGTAAGCTGTTTGGTCCTGTTATGTTATTTTGGTTCAGTGTATTAGGCTTGCTCGGATTTTTGTTTGTTATTCAGGATATATCTATTCTACGCGCACTGAACCCTTATTATGCCGTCAAACTTATTTCTGTAAGCCCCACTGCATTATTAATATTAGGAGGCGTATTTTTATGTACTACCGGGGCAGAAGCCCTATATTCTGACATGGGCCATTGCGGTCGCAAGAATATCCGTATTAGCTGGATTTTCGTTAAAGCGATGCTTATCCTTAACTATCTCGGACAGGGAGTTTGGGTTTTGCATCATGGGGGCTTCAACAGTGATATTAATCCGTTTTTTGAGATCGTTCCCCAAGGTTACCTGCTATTCATGGTGGCTTTGGCTACCTGCGCCGCGGTGATAGCGAGCCAGGCTATGATCACCGGATCCTTTACATTGATATCAGAAGCAGTCAGGCTTAATCTCTGGCCCAAGGTCAGGATAAACTATCCAAGTAATCAAAAAGGGCAGATCTATGTGCCCTCTATCAATTGGATTTTGTGGGTAGGCTGTATATGTATTGTGCTGGTTTTCCGAAGCTCCACAAATATGGAAGCAGCGTACGGATTGGCAATAAATATCACGTTTTTGGCCACTACAATTTTAGTCGCCGCTTATATGAAACGAAAAAAAGTACCAACCTATGCTATTGTCGCCTTTCTCGTTACCTATGGCTTAATTGAAGTTACTTTTTTGGTCGGTAATCTTGCAAAGTTCCTGCACGGCGGCTGGGTTACTGTGATGATTGGGATGGCGCTCTTTACGGTAATGTGGAGTTGGTATATCGCAAGAAAAATAAAAAACCGTTTTGTTAAATACGTCGAAATCGAAGACTATTACCAAATCATAAGTGAGCTAAGTTCCGACATTTCAGTACCGAAATATTCTTCTCAGCTTGTTTATCTAACAAGTGCCAACTTTAAAACGGAGATCGAATCAAAGATTATCTATTCTATCATTCAGAAAGAACCCAAGCGAGCGGACATTTACTGGCTCGTACACGTAGATGTAGTTGACGAACCGTTTACGAGAGAATACAAGGTGGAGTTTTTAATCCCGGGAAAGCTGATTCGTATAGACTTTAAATTAGGGTTCCGGGTTGAGCAGCGGGTCAACCTCCTATACCGAAAGGTTGTAGAAGAGCTTGTTAAAAATGGTGAAGTCGACATTACGAGTCAGTATACGTCTTTGAACAGGCATAAAATTGCGGGTGATTTCAGATTTGTACTATTGGAGAAGCACCTTTCCAAGTTTTCTAATCTATCTTTCTATGAACGCACGGTGATGGATTATTATTTTATTTTGAAAAGGTTAAGCCTTTCAGAAGAAAGGAGTTTTGGTCTTGATTCCAGTTATGTCGATGTAGAAAAGGTACCGTTGATCTTCGTAACGCCTGATGACATCGAACTGAATAGATTGCCGGCATAA
- the ubiE gene encoding bifunctional demethylmenaquinone methyltransferase/2-methoxy-6-polyprenyl-1,4-benzoquinol methylase UbiE — translation MNENITPYQSDTVAKKEQVATMFNNISRTYDFLNHFMSLGIDIIWRRQAINTLKASRPRVILDVATGTGDLAFQAIKTLHPEKIIGVDISGGMLNIARSKINARGMAHVFSVQTGDSESLGFEDNHFDAVTVAFGVRNYENLQKGLSDMYRVLKPGGKIVILEFSKPRIFPVKQLYNLYFKCITPSLGRIFSNDSRAYSYLPESVSAFPDGSDFTALLEKVGFMQTEERRLTFGISAIYTGIK, via the coding sequence ATGAACGAAAACATTACACCGTACCAATCAGACACCGTTGCTAAAAAGGAGCAGGTGGCGACAATGTTTAATAATATATCCAGGACATATGATTTTTTAAATCACTTCATGTCTTTAGGTATCGATATAATATGGCGTAGACAGGCAATAAATACGTTAAAGGCATCTCGTCCGCGGGTCATTTTAGATGTAGCTACCGGCACTGGTGATTTAGCTTTTCAAGCAATAAAGACCTTGCATCCGGAAAAGATAATTGGTGTCGACATTTCGGGAGGTATGCTCAATATTGCACGCAGCAAAATAAATGCCCGCGGTATGGCGCACGTCTTCTCCGTGCAGACCGGGGACTCTGAAAGTTTAGGCTTCGAGGATAACCACTTTGACGCGGTTACTGTCGCATTTGGTGTCAGGAACTATGAAAATCTGCAAAAAGGGCTGTCAGACATGTATAGAGTACTTAAGCCCGGCGGTAAAATCGTTATTCTGGAATTTTCCAAGCCCCGGATATTTCCTGTCAAACAGCTTTATAATCTTTATTTTAAATGTATTACACCATCGCTGGGGCGGATTTTTTCCAACGACTCAAGAGCATATTCATATCTTCCTGAGTCTGTTTCAGCTTTCCCCGATGGGTCTGACTTTACAGCACTGTTAGAAAAAGTAGGGTTCATGCAAACAGAAGAAAGGCGGCTCACCTTCGGTATCAGTGCCATCTATACTGGTATTAAATGA
- the yihA gene encoding ribosome biogenesis GTP-binding protein YihA/YsxC, with the protein MIIKSAAFVCSNTKVSALPPPNLPEYAFIGRSNVGKSSLINTLLKQNGLAKTSQKPGKTQLINHFLVNQDWYIVDLPGYGYAKASKSSREQWEKFIRHYITKRESLQCVFVLIDSRLEPQKIDLEFCYWLGEIQIPFSLIFTKADKQSASKTDKHVSLFKKALSEWFEVIPSYFITSSETGLGRENILEFVSAVNLDFVMPQPSSAKKEPLP; encoded by the coding sequence ATGATTATAAAATCGGCAGCATTCGTTTGCAGTAACACGAAGGTTTCAGCCTTGCCCCCACCTAACCTCCCTGAATATGCTTTTATTGGCAGATCAAACGTAGGAAAATCATCGTTGATCAATACGCTCTTAAAACAAAACGGGTTAGCTAAAACCTCCCAGAAACCCGGGAAGACACAACTGATTAATCATTTTTTGGTCAACCAGGATTGGTATATCGTCGATCTGCCGGGATATGGTTATGCGAAAGCATCAAAAAGCAGCAGAGAACAATGGGAAAAATTTATTCGCCATTACATCACCAAGCGTGAAAGCCTGCAATGCGTTTTTGTTTTAATCGACAGCCGCCTTGAGCCGCAAAAGATTGATCTTGAATTTTGTTACTGGCTGGGAGAAATCCAGATACCCTTCTCTCTGATATTCACTAAAGCCGATAAACAGTCTGCATCGAAGACAGACAAACATGTATCTCTCTTTAAAAAGGCCCTTAGTGAATGGTTCGAAGTGATCCCATCTTACTTCATAACTTCTTCCGAAACCGGACTGGGCAGGGAAAATATACTAGAATTTGTTTCAGCAGTCAACCTGGATTTTGTTATGCCACAACCGAGTAGCGCGAAAAAGGAACCACTGCCATGA
- a CDS encoding GatB/YqeY domain-containing protein produces MIGNNIDQEIKNAMLAKDQARLRGLRAIKAAFLLAKTEKGSTDEISEEGELKILQKLVKQRRESADIYKRQGREDLSAIEEEEIAVISDFMPSQLDAEAVRKVISRLIETSGASSMKDMGRIMGLANMELAGKADGKLIAEIVKQELA; encoded by the coding sequence ATGATAGGGAATAATATAGATCAGGAAATAAAAAATGCCATGCTGGCTAAAGATCAGGCGAGGTTACGAGGATTGAGAGCAATTAAAGCAGCTTTTTTGCTTGCTAAAACAGAAAAAGGATCTACAGACGAGATTTCAGAAGAAGGCGAACTGAAAATTTTGCAGAAGTTGGTTAAACAGCGCAGGGAGTCAGCCGATATTTATAAGCGGCAGGGCAGAGAGGATTTGAGTGCCATCGAAGAAGAAGAAATCGCCGTTATAAGTGACTTCATGCCTAGCCAGTTGGATGCAGAGGCTGTCAGAAAAGTCATCTCCAGGCTTATCGAAACTTCCGGTGCTTCCTCTATGAAAGACATGGGGAGGATTATGGGTCTTGCTAATATGGAGCTCGCGGGAAAGGCGGATGGGAAGCTTATTGCCGAAATAGTAAAACAAGAATTGGCATAA
- a CDS encoding outer membrane beta-barrel protein, with product MKLAYVPLFLLIFISPRALGQNWGGGVDDTDIHFGFTFQYISSEYKISKKSDWRSVYEDDIGQGVQPGELRALYSESTPGFGIGFVVNKRVTSHSDLRFTPVLAFSDKLLRYQYVNADQNQEKKVNGTLVELPLSFKLKSDRRTNFRAYMLGGVKFTADISSRKKTNNSLVTDPAEKFINSKRGYFSYETGVGFDLYFEYFKMSPEIKLSYSAGDVLQHENHRFASPIDKLNLRNLTFSLFFE from the coding sequence ATGAAGTTAGCGTATGTACCCCTTTTTTTATTAATCTTCATCAGCCCCCGCGCCTTGGGGCAGAACTGGGGAGGCGGTGTGGATGACACAGATATCCATTTTGGGTTCACATTCCAGTATATTTCATCCGAGTACAAAATATCTAAAAAAAGTGATTGGCGATCTGTGTACGAGGACGACATCGGACAAGGAGTACAACCTGGTGAGCTCAGGGCGTTATATTCAGAAAGTACCCCCGGTTTCGGTATCGGTTTTGTGGTGAACAAACGCGTAACCAGTCATTCAGATCTGCGATTCACGCCAGTGTTGGCATTTAGTGATAAGCTATTGCGATATCAGTACGTTAATGCTGATCAGAACCAGGAAAAGAAAGTCAACGGAACGCTGGTAGAGCTGCCCTTAAGTTTTAAGCTTAAGTCCGACAGGCGGACAAATTTCAGGGCCTACATGCTTGGTGGTGTAAAGTTTACTGCAGACATATCGTCCAGAAAGAAAACGAACAATAGTCTGGTTACCGATCCGGCAGAGAAATTTATAAATTCCAAACGGGGCTATTTTTCCTATGAGACCGGGGTGGGCTTCGATCTTTACTTTGAGTATTTTAAGATGTCACCAGAAATAAAATTATCATACTCGGCTGGCGATGTCTTACAACATGAAAATCATCGTTTCGCTTCTCCAATTGATAAACTGAATTTGAGAAATCTGACCTTCAGTTTGTTTTTTGAATAG
- a CDS encoding alpha/beta fold hydrolase, which translates to MKYEVIESDGFKYIEAGKGETLVLLHGLMGELSNWEDVIDRFKDRYHILVPILPIYELPILTLGVKSLSKFLHRFIKYKRLPQVVLIGNSLGGHVGLVFTVAHQEHVKALVLTGSSGLYENAFGGSFPRRESYDYVREKVEFTFYDPATATKELVDEVFKSINERSRVIRILTLAKSAIRHNMAKELHRITIPVSLIWGRQDKVTPPEVAEEFHQLLPNSELNWVDLCGHAPMMERPAEFNMYLEKFLTRVLLK; encoded by the coding sequence ATGAAATACGAAGTAATAGAAAGTGACGGGTTCAAATATATAGAGGCTGGGAAGGGAGAAACCCTGGTATTACTTCATGGCTTGATGGGCGAATTAAGTAACTGGGAAGATGTGATCGATCGTTTTAAAGATCGCTATCACATTCTTGTTCCCATATTACCTATATATGAATTGCCAATCCTCACGTTGGGGGTGAAGAGCCTTTCCAAATTTTTGCACAGGTTTATTAAATATAAAAGGTTACCGCAGGTAGTTCTTATTGGAAATTCCCTGGGCGGTCATGTGGGGCTTGTTTTTACTGTTGCGCATCAGGAGCATGTTAAAGCTTTGGTTTTGACAGGAAGTTCTGGTTTGTATGAAAATGCATTCGGAGGTTCTTTTCCAAGGCGCGAGAGTTACGATTATGTCAGAGAGAAAGTTGAGTTTACTTTTTATGATCCCGCTACAGCTACAAAGGAACTTGTTGATGAGGTTTTCAAAAGCATAAATGAGCGGTCAAGGGTAATACGCATACTAACGTTGGCTAAATCCGCAATCCGACACAACATGGCTAAAGAACTTCACAGAATTACAATACCTGTATCCCTGATTTGGGGCAGGCAGGATAAAGTAACGCCTCCCGAAGTAGCCGAGGAATTCCATCAACTCTTGCCTAATTCTGAACTTAATTGGGTAGATTTATGTGGACATGCACCCATGATGGAGCGACCTGCAGAGTTTAATATGTATTTGGAGAAATTTCTAACCCGAGTATTACTAAAATAA
- a CDS encoding amino acid permease, which yields MLKKLFRKKTVAEILEGAADRYDDQGTALHRTLTVRDLTSFGIAAIIGAGIFSTIGKASADGGPAVIFLFIFTAVACSFAAFAYAEFASMVPVSGSAYTYSYVAFGEIVAWIIGWSLIMEYAVGNITVAISWSDYFTGLLSSLRIPFLGIDGINLPDWMTMDYLTAFNGHLQTETLLKAGKSYADLDEATRLANNAWLTAPQIAGFHFVADLPALGIIIFITWLVYRGMRESRNASNAMVVVKLAVILLVLAVGIFYVDVDNWDPFAPNGISGVLKGVSAVFFAYIGFDAISTTAEECKNPQRDLPRGMMWAIVICTVIYIAIALVLTGIVRYDRLAVGDPLAFVFEQIDLRLLSGVIAVSAIFAMASVLLVFQMGQPRIWMSMSRDGLLPKSFSRLHPVYKTPSFSTIVVGFVVAVPSLFLNLTTVTDLCSIGTLFAFVLVCAGVLVLQNRTDVQRGKFRTPYINSRYIAPIGFIAAIISAGMFFKAEASSFLFNTPKIKDPTTLITSLDGSELELLGREISNKMAASSTPITDLEAYLSAQSLDQYEKFVAGSALSYEKKYEYGWTLFKHKIPTWIFLSICLIVLYYCIKEQLSLIPVLGLLSCLYMMSELGISNWIGFGVWLVVGLVVYFLYGYKHSKLRRAET from the coding sequence ATGCTTAAAAAACTGTTTAGAAAAAAGACTGTAGCTGAAATTCTCGAAGGTGCGGCTGACCGTTATGACGATCAAGGCACAGCCTTACACCGCACGCTTACTGTTCGAGACCTAACTTCTTTCGGTATCGCAGCGATAATTGGGGCGGGCATATTCAGTACTATTGGGAAGGCAAGTGCAGACGGCGGCCCGGCGGTGATTTTCCTTTTTATTTTTACGGCAGTCGCTTGCAGTTTTGCTGCGTTTGCATATGCGGAGTTTGCATCGATGGTACCTGTATCAGGCAGCGCGTATACGTATTCGTACGTGGCTTTTGGTGAAATTGTCGCCTGGATCATCGGTTGGTCATTAATTATGGAGTATGCGGTCGGAAACATTACCGTTGCTATTTCATGGTCCGATTATTTTACTGGACTTCTGTCCTCCTTACGAATACCTTTTCTCGGGATTGACGGAATAAATCTGCCAGACTGGATGACAATGGATTATCTCACTGCTTTTAACGGGCATCTGCAAACTGAGACCTTGCTTAAGGCAGGCAAAAGCTATGCAGATCTGGACGAAGCTACGCGACTTGCAAATAATGCCTGGTTAACTGCACCACAAATTGCGGGGTTCCATTTTGTGGCCGACTTGCCAGCCCTTGGTATCATTATATTTATTACGTGGCTGGTGTACCGTGGCATGCGCGAGTCCAGGAACGCGAGTAACGCAATGGTGGTTGTAAAGTTAGCCGTCATATTGCTCGTGCTGGCAGTCGGCATTTTTTATGTTGATGTAGACAATTGGGACCCCTTTGCTCCCAACGGCATATCGGGTGTCTTGAAAGGGGTGTCTGCGGTTTTCTTCGCCTACATCGGATTTGATGCAATTTCTACCACCGCAGAGGAATGTAAAAATCCACAACGCGACCTTCCAAGAGGGATGATGTGGGCTATCGTGATCTGCACGGTGATTTATATTGCTATTGCCCTGGTGTTGACAGGCATTGTCCGGTATGATCGTTTGGCTGTAGGGGATCCGCTCGCCTTTGTTTTTGAACAAATAGATTTACGTTTATTAAGCGGAGTTATCGCCGTGAGTGCGATATTTGCTATGGCCAGCGTATTGCTTGTTTTCCAAATGGGGCAACCAAGAATATGGATGAGCATGAGCAGAGACGGCCTTCTTCCGAAATCTTTCTCCAGGCTGCACCCCGTCTATAAAACCCCTTCATTTTCAACTATCGTAGTTGGCTTCGTTGTTGCGGTACCCTCCTTGTTCTTAAACTTAACGACGGTTACAGATCTGTGTTCAATCGGGACATTATTCGCATTCGTTCTAGTTTGTGCCGGGGTGCTGGTTCTGCAAAACCGGACTGATGTACAGCGTGGGAAATTCAGGACGCCCTATATCAACTCGAGATATATAGCCCCTATTGGGTTCATAGCTGCCATAATTTCGGCCGGGATGTTCTTTAAGGCTGAGGCATCTTCCTTTTTATTCAACACACCAAAAATAAAGGATCCTACTACGTTGATCACTTCTCTAGATGGAAGCGAACTAGAGCTATTAGGGAGGGAAATTAGCAATAAGATGGCTGCCTCTTCAACCCCTATCACGGATCTTGAAGCTTATCTAAGTGCCCAATCCTTAGATCAGTACGAAAAATTTGTGGCTGGTTCCGCGCTGAGTTATGAAAAAAAATATGAATACGGCTGGACTTTGTTTAAACATAAAATACCTACCTGGATATTTTTGAGCATCTGCCTGATCGTATTATATTATTGCATTAAGGAGCAATTGTCTTTAATCCCAGTACTAGGATTACTCAGTTGCCTTTATATGATGTCCGAATTAGGTATTTCCAATTGGATTGGGTTCGGAGTATGGCTGGTCGTAGGTCTTGTCGTATATTTTCTCTACGGGTATAAGCATAGTAAATTACGACGTGCAGAAACGTAG
- a CDS encoding M3 family oligoendopeptidase, producing the protein MDLTLTKKKRNYVPDDLTMTWDSLEPIFNELLTRDIDNVQQLVKWLQDKSELEAALEEDFAWRYIRMTCDTTDEELVKDFQYFATQIEPKVSPIANQLNRKFNDSPFIDELDQAKYFVYIRGIRKSIEIYRDENVDLLTKLQVTQQKYQSVTGKMSVVINDHEYTLEQASNFIKDTDRAVREHAWRAIQQRRLVDRDELNILFDELVATRHTVALNAGFENYRDYMFQALGRFDYSPQDCYQFHEAIEKEIVPILRSQAEKRAERLGINKLRPWDLDVNTSGKPALKPFRDGSDLIDKTIKCFTAIDPQLGRMLTVMKANNLFDVDSRKGKAPGGYNYPLAETGAPFIFMNSANALRDLTTMVHEGGHAVHTFLTADLELNDFKHCPAEVAELASMSMELLSMDKWDIYFENEEELQRAKREQLTDVLKTLPWVAVIDQFQHWIYTNPGHNATDREEAFRQIYMRFGGGFADWSELEPELGNLWQKQLHLFEVPFYYIEYAIAQLGAIAIWKNYKENPDTALKQYLQALSLGYSEPIGDIYKTAGIQFDFSPSYITELATFIKVELDKLD; encoded by the coding sequence ATGGACTTGACTCTGACTAAAAAGAAAAGAAATTATGTTCCCGATGATCTTACTATGACATGGGATAGCCTGGAGCCGATCTTCAACGAACTTTTAACCCGGGATATTGATAATGTTCAACAGCTCGTAAAATGGCTTCAGGATAAGAGCGAGCTCGAAGCAGCACTTGAGGAGGACTTTGCATGGAGATATATCAGGATGACCTGCGATACGACCGACGAAGAGCTTGTTAAAGATTTTCAATACTTTGCGACCCAGATTGAACCAAAGGTATCTCCGATAGCAAACCAGCTTAACCGTAAATTTAACGATAGTCCCTTCATAGATGAATTAGACCAGGCCAAATACTTTGTCTATATCCGCGGAATAAGGAAGTCGATAGAAATATACCGGGATGAAAACGTCGATTTGCTGACCAAACTTCAGGTTACCCAGCAAAAATATCAATCGGTGACAGGTAAGATGAGTGTAGTTATCAATGATCACGAATATACGCTTGAACAGGCTTCGAACTTTATAAAAGACACCGACCGAGCCGTACGCGAACACGCGTGGAGAGCGATACAACAGCGCCGGCTGGTCGACAGGGACGAGCTCAATATCCTTTTTGATGAGTTGGTGGCGACGCGGCATACAGTTGCGCTTAACGCTGGCTTTGAAAATTATAGAGATTATATGTTCCAAGCTCTTGGCCGCTTCGACTATAGCCCTCAGGACTGTTATCAGTTTCATGAAGCGATAGAGAAGGAGATCGTTCCTATATTGCGGAGTCAGGCCGAAAAACGTGCCGAACGTCTAGGGATCAATAAATTGAGACCATGGGATTTGGATGTAAACACCTCCGGAAAACCAGCCTTAAAACCCTTCAGAGATGGCTCAGATCTGATCGACAAAACAATCAAGTGCTTCACTGCCATCGACCCGCAACTAGGACGAATGTTAACTGTCATGAAAGCGAATAATTTATTTGACGTGGATAGTCGAAAAGGTAAAGCACCGGGAGGGTATAATTATCCGCTGGCTGAAACCGGTGCCCCGTTTATATTCATGAACTCAGCAAATGCGTTACGCGATCTGACAACGATGGTTCACGAAGGCGGACACGCTGTGCACACCTTTCTCACGGCGGATCTGGAGCTTAATGACTTTAAACACTGCCCCGCTGAAGTAGCTGAATTAGCATCCATGAGTATGGAACTCTTGTCTATGGACAAATGGGATATCTACTTTGAGAATGAGGAGGAATTGCAGCGTGCCAAGCGCGAGCAACTTACTGATGTACTCAAAACTTTGCCTTGGGTCGCTGTAATCGACCAGTTTCAGCACTGGATATATACCAACCCAGGTCACAATGCAACCGATAGGGAAGAGGCATTTAGACAGATCTATATGCGGTTTGGAGGCGGATTCGCGGACTGGAGTGAACTTGAACCTGAACTTGGGAATTTATGGCAAAAGCAACTACACCTCTTTGAAGTTCCGTTTTATTACATAGAGTATGCGATTGCGCAATTAGGTGCGATTGCTATATGGAAAAACTATAAAGAAAACCCCGATACTGCGCTGAAGCAATATTTACAAGCCTTATCTCTTGGTTACAGCGAGCCAATTGGCGATATATACAAAACTGCAGGGATACAGTTTGATTTCAGCCCATCATACATTACCGAATTGGCGACCTTTATTAAAGTAGAACTTGACAAGCTAGACTAA